A region of Nocardioides sp. JS614 DNA encodes the following proteins:
- a CDS encoding MCE family protein, whose amino-acid sequence MLVNIYHDSPREHRRLLVAGVAFLAVIALLIALSIAIYQKVFEPATTVTIQADRAGLQLAKFGDVRLHGALVGQVRSVSQDGDQAVITVALQPDEAKRIPENVSVQILPTTLFGQKFISLVTPADPSPTPLADGDVIPADRVETNVELSRILANLFPLLRSVRPADLNATLNALATALGGRGEQLGETMDRLDDYLGEIDDHLPTLRQDLVKLADVADTYDLAAPDLLGVLRDLTTTGRTVIDNKAQLGTFFADLQGLADTSTRVLDENSTNLIRVGRVTEPMLRLLAVYSPELPCLLAGAARYAPRLARTFEGNQVKQYIEFGTAQYRPYDERDRPTYGEVGHGPWCLGLPHPKVPAPPVALDQGSDMDEHPPDSPLPTQLGLGRIGADYSGTAGERQVVNALIAQLTGRPADSYGSLGSLLYGPVVSSPAGGGR is encoded by the coding sequence ATGCTGGTGAACATCTACCACGACAGCCCGCGGGAGCACCGTCGGCTGCTGGTGGCCGGTGTCGCGTTCCTGGCGGTCATCGCCCTGCTGATCGCGCTGTCGATCGCGATCTACCAGAAGGTGTTCGAGCCGGCCACGACCGTGACGATCCAGGCCGACCGGGCGGGCCTGCAGCTGGCGAAGTTCGGGGACGTCCGGCTGCACGGCGCCCTGGTCGGCCAGGTCCGCTCGGTGTCGCAGGACGGTGACCAGGCGGTCATCACGGTCGCCCTCCAGCCGGACGAGGCGAAGCGGATCCCGGAGAACGTGTCGGTGCAGATCCTGCCGACGACGCTGTTCGGCCAGAAGTTCATCTCGCTCGTGACGCCCGCCGACCCGTCGCCGACGCCGCTCGCGGACGGCGACGTGATCCCCGCCGACCGGGTCGAGACGAACGTCGAGCTCAGCCGGATCCTCGCGAACCTGTTCCCGCTGCTGCGCTCGGTCCGACCGGCCGATCTCAACGCCACGCTGAATGCGCTCGCCACCGCCCTCGGCGGGCGCGGCGAGCAGCTCGGCGAGACCATGGACCGGCTCGACGACTACCTCGGGGAGATCGACGACCACCTGCCGACGCTGCGCCAGGACCTGGTCAAGCTCGCCGACGTCGCCGACACCTACGACCTCGCCGCGCCCGACCTCCTCGGTGTGCTCCGCGACCTCACGACCACCGGCCGGACCGTGATCGACAACAAGGCCCAGCTCGGCACCTTCTTCGCGGACCTCCAGGGCCTGGCGGACACGTCGACGCGGGTCCTGGACGAGAACTCCACCAACCTGATCCGGGTCGGCCGGGTCACCGAGCCGATGCTGCGCCTGCTGGCCGTGTACTCGCCCGAGCTGCCCTGCCTGCTCGCGGGTGCGGCCCGCTACGCACCGCGGTTGGCCCGCACCTTCGAGGGCAACCAGGTCAAGCAGTACATCGAGTTCGGCACCGCCCAGTACCGCCCCTACGACGAGCGGGACCGGCCGACGTACGGCGAGGTCGGCCACGGACCCTGGTGCCTCGGCCTGCCGCACCCGAAGGTCCCGGCGCCGCCGGTCGCGCTCGACCAGGGCAGCGACATGGACGAGCACCCGCCGGACAGCCCGCTGCCGACGCAGCTCGGGCTGGGCCGGATCGGCGCGGACTACTCCGGCACCGCGGGGGAGCGGCAGGTCGTCAACGCGCTGATCGCCCAGCTCACCGGCCGGCCAGCGGACAGCTACGGCTCCCTGGGCTCGCTGCTCTACGGCCCGGTCGTGAGCTCCCCCGCTGGAGGTGGGAGGTGA
- a CDS encoding MlaE family ABC transporter permease: protein MASISALGGSFYRGRRDSLEQYGDQLLFYVKALSWTPRAIRRYPREIVNTLAEVTFGAGGLSLIAGTVGVIAFLAFFAGTEVGIQGYASLSQIGVAKFSAFISAYFNTREVAPLVSAIALAATVGCGYTARLGAMRISEEIDALEVMGIPSLPFLVTTRMVAAFVAVIPLYVVALSASYLSPRLITTLVYGQSPGTYDHYFLQFLPPIDMLWSFFKLLFLAAAVILIHCYYGYTASGGPAGVGMAVGRAIRTSIVTIVVADFFLSFAIWGSTTTVRITG from the coding sequence ATGGCCTCCATCAGCGCGCTCGGCGGCTCCTTCTACCGGGGCCGGCGCGACTCCCTCGAGCAGTACGGCGACCAGCTGCTGTTCTACGTCAAGGCACTGTCCTGGACGCCGCGCGCGATCCGGCGCTACCCGCGCGAGATCGTCAACACCCTCGCCGAGGTCACCTTCGGCGCCGGCGGGCTGAGCCTGATCGCCGGCACGGTCGGCGTGATCGCGTTCCTCGCGTTCTTCGCCGGCACCGAGGTCGGCATCCAGGGCTACGCCTCCCTGAGCCAGATCGGCGTCGCCAAGTTCAGCGCCTTCATCTCGGCCTACTTCAACACCCGCGAGGTGGCGCCGCTGGTCTCGGCGATCGCACTCGCGGCCACCGTGGGCTGCGGCTACACGGCCCGGCTGGGCGCGATGCGGATCTCCGAGGAGATCGACGCGCTCGAGGTGATGGGGATCCCGTCGTTGCCGTTCCTCGTCACCACCCGGATGGTGGCCGCGTTCGTCGCCGTCATCCCGCTGTACGTCGTCGCCCTGAGCGCGTCGTACCTCTCACCGCGGCTGATCACCACGCTCGTGTACGGGCAGTCACCAGGCACCTACGACCACTACTTCCTGCAGTTCCTGCCGCCGATCGACATGCTCTGGTCGTTCTTCAAGCTCCTGTTCCTCGCGGCGGCGGTGATCCTGATCCACTGCTACTACGGCTACACCGCCTCGGGCGGGCCCGCCGGGGTCGGCATGGCCGTCGGCCGGGCGATCCGCACCAGCATCGTGACGATCGTGGTCGCCGACTTCTTCCTGAGCTTCGCGATCTGGGGCTCCACCACCACCGTCCGGATCACGGGGTAG
- a CDS encoding MlaE family ABC transporter permease, with translation MAFSAVSVIRGPGEIAVMVVEVTKRMFTRPFQLREFVEQAWFITSVTLMPTILVSIPFGAVISLQVGNLTGQLGAQSFAGATAVLAVVREAAPIAAALIIAGAAGSAICSDMGARKIREEIDAMEVLGVDPLERLIVPRVVATMFVALMINGIVIGAGIGGGYFFTVIVQGGSAGAFLSSFTALASLPDLYISMIKAVVFGWLAAIVGSYKGLNAGGGPSGVGRAVNESVIVAFMLLFFLNAVITAIYFQVVPPPGL, from the coding sequence GTGGCGTTCTCTGCCGTGTCTGTGATCCGGGGCCCCGGCGAGATCGCGGTCATGGTGGTCGAGGTGACCAAGCGGATGTTCACCCGGCCCTTCCAGCTCCGCGAGTTCGTCGAGCAGGCCTGGTTCATCACCAGCGTGACGCTGATGCCGACGATCCTGGTGTCGATCCCGTTCGGCGCGGTGATCTCGCTCCAGGTCGGCAACCTCACCGGGCAGCTCGGCGCCCAGTCCTTCGCCGGTGCCACCGCGGTCCTCGCGGTGGTCCGCGAGGCGGCACCGATCGCCGCGGCCCTGATCATCGCCGGAGCGGCCGGGTCCGCGATCTGCTCCGACATGGGCGCGCGCAAGATCCGCGAGGAGATCGACGCGATGGAGGTCCTCGGCGTCGATCCGCTGGAGCGCCTGATCGTGCCGCGCGTGGTCGCCACCATGTTCGTCGCGCTGATGATCAACGGGATCGTGATCGGCGCCGGCATCGGCGGCGGCTACTTCTTCACCGTGATCGTGCAGGGCGGCTCGGCCGGCGCGTTCCTCTCGTCGTTCACCGCGCTCGCGAGCCTGCCGGACCTCTACATCTCGATGATCAAGGCGGTCGTCTTCGGGTGGCTGGCCGCGATCGTCGGCTCCTACAAGGGCCTGAACGCCGGCGGCGGCCCGAGCGGTGTGGGACGCGCGGTCAACGAGTCGGTGATCGTCGCGTTCATGCTGCTGTTCTTCTTGAACGCCGTCATCACCGCCATCTACTTCCAAGTCGTCCCCCCGCCGGGGCTCTGA
- a CDS encoding DUF1707 SHOCT-like domain-containing protein: MEQEVWSSFTRDPRHSENASLRASDTDRDVVHQVLTEAYADGRLDRDEFDTRTAAAGTARTLGDLPALLEGLVPVSVPVPLTEIGDGVLTTAQIEERAVAKWREERRSATVGFVVASVVCWTIWAAVMFGGFPWPVFAMLGTGINAARVATSRADLVARERRRLEKRQRKALGQPWRPDEDADL, encoded by the coding sequence GTGGAGCAGGAGGTCTGGTCGTCGTTCACCCGCGACCCTCGGCACTCCGAGAACGCCTCGCTGCGCGCGTCCGACACCGACCGCGACGTGGTCCACCAGGTGCTCACCGAGGCGTACGCCGACGGCCGGCTGGACCGCGACGAGTTCGACACCCGCACCGCCGCCGCAGGCACCGCCCGCACGCTCGGCGACCTGCCGGCGCTGCTCGAGGGCCTGGTGCCGGTCTCGGTGCCGGTCCCGCTCACCGAGATCGGCGACGGCGTGCTGACGACGGCCCAGATCGAGGAGCGCGCGGTCGCCAAGTGGCGCGAGGAGCGGCGCTCGGCGACCGTCGGCTTCGTGGTCGCCTCGGTGGTCTGCTGGACCATCTGGGCGGCGGTGATGTTCGGCGGCTTCCCGTGGCCGGTCTTCGCCATGCTCGGCACCGGCATCAACGCCGCGAGGGTCGCGACCTCGCGCGCCGACCTGGTCGCCCGGGAGCGCCGCCGGCTGGAGAAGCGGCAGCGCAAGGCGCTCGGCCAGCCGTGGCGACCCGACGAAGATGCCGACCTATGA
- a CDS encoding response regulator transcription factor: MGRAVVVEDDEDLRDLVEHVLRSVGLETAGAETGGEGVRLTRELTPELITLDVQLPDMLGTEVCRQVREFSDAYVMMITSRTEEVDRLLALDLGADDYLSKPFSPKELAARVSALLRRPRFAPPPEEPEEVVLEAGGGLTLVPVRHVAMLDGKPVPLTPTEVDLLAALAEEPGKPRDRASLVGAIWGGDFIESDFLIDVHVASLRRKLRKAGSGGDWIRTVAGSAYALTPQ; the protein is encoded by the coding sequence ATGGGCCGGGCGGTCGTGGTCGAGGACGACGAGGACCTGCGCGACCTGGTCGAGCACGTGCTCCGCAGCGTCGGCCTGGAGACCGCGGGCGCCGAGACCGGTGGGGAGGGCGTCCGGCTGACGCGCGAGCTGACGCCGGAGCTGATCACGTTGGACGTGCAGCTGCCCGACATGCTCGGCACCGAGGTGTGCCGCCAGGTGCGCGAGTTCAGCGACGCCTACGTGATGATGATCACCAGCCGCACCGAGGAGGTCGACCGCCTGCTGGCCCTCGACCTCGGCGCCGACGACTACCTGTCCAAGCCGTTCTCGCCCAAGGAGCTCGCGGCCCGGGTCTCCGCGCTGCTGCGCCGACCGCGGTTCGCGCCGCCCCCGGAGGAGCCCGAGGAGGTCGTGCTGGAGGCAGGGGGAGGGCTGACCCTCGTGCCGGTCCGGCACGTGGCGATGCTCGACGGCAAGCCGGTGCCGCTGACCCCCACCGAGGTGGACCTGCTCGCCGCGCTCGCCGAGGAGCCCGGGAAGCCGCGCGACCGCGCCTCCCTCGTGGGCGCGATCTGGGGCGGCGACTTCATCGAGTCCGACTTCCTCATCGACGTGCACGTCGCGAGCCTGCGCCGCAAGCTCCGCAAGGCCGGGTCGGGCGGGGACTGGATCCGCACCGTGGCCGGCTCCGCGTACGCCCTGACCCCCCAGTAG
- a CDS encoding PP2C family protein-serine/threonine phosphatase, which yields MSRDPVESTERRRQRAVESLALSGRSEERLDRIARLGATLFRVEQATVTVLDGDHAWFPGAFGLEVRSAPRGETFSDRTSATDDLVLVEDAARDPRFADLPAVTDAGIRFYAGVPLLDPTGNAVGTFCLYDRSDRTLDADELQTLQDLAAWAQHELVASGEMVRASQVQASMLPSKPVRIGEWELNGACVPALAVGGDLFDYAVGNEVAHLGLGDVMGKGTGAALLGAGVRAAVRGTHEAVVSGVDLGITVTQVARSMAPDLMRAESFVTLFEAAVDLEDGFLRYVDAGMGLCLVVRADGTVDRLDSEDLPIGVLFDDHWTEHTTTIEPGDRLLLFSDGLLDLVDDPDRWWEPIGRLVAGHEDTTSLLSAIVELAFEQVQLDDVTAVAMFRHR from the coding sequence ATGTCGCGCGACCCGGTCGAGTCCACGGAACGGCGCCGCCAGCGCGCCGTCGAGAGCCTGGCCCTCTCCGGCCGCAGTGAGGAGCGCCTGGACCGGATCGCGCGCCTGGGCGCCACCCTGTTCCGCGTCGAGCAGGCCACCGTCACGGTCCTCGACGGCGACCACGCGTGGTTCCCGGGAGCATTCGGCCTGGAGGTGCGCTCCGCACCCCGCGGGGAGACCTTCAGCGACCGCACCAGCGCGACCGACGACCTCGTCCTGGTCGAGGACGCCGCGCGCGACCCCCGGTTCGCCGACCTGCCGGCGGTGACCGACGCGGGCATCCGGTTCTACGCCGGTGTGCCCCTGCTCGACCCGACCGGCAACGCCGTCGGGACGTTCTGCCTCTACGACCGGTCGGACCGCACGCTGGACGCGGACGAGCTGCAGACGCTCCAAGACCTCGCGGCGTGGGCACAGCACGAGCTCGTCGCGTCGGGCGAGATGGTCCGCGCCAGCCAGGTCCAGGCGTCGATGCTGCCCTCGAAGCCGGTCCGGATCGGCGAGTGGGAGCTGAACGGCGCCTGCGTCCCCGCGCTCGCGGTCGGCGGCGATCTCTTCGACTACGCCGTGGGCAACGAGGTCGCGCACCTGGGGCTCGGCGACGTCATGGGCAAGGGCACCGGCGCGGCCCTGCTCGGCGCCGGCGTCCGCGCCGCGGTCCGGGGCACCCACGAGGCCGTCGTCTCCGGCGTCGACCTCGGCATCACGGTGACCCAGGTCGCCCGCAGCATGGCCCCGGACCTGATGCGCGCGGAGTCCTTCGTGACGCTCTTCGAGGCCGCCGTCGACCTCGAGGACGGGTTCCTGCGATACGTCGACGCGGGGATGGGGCTGTGCCTGGTCGTGCGCGCCGACGGCACGGTCGACCGGCTCGACAGCGAGGACCTCCCGATCGGGGTGCTGTTCGACGACCACTGGACCGAGCACACGACGACCATCGAGCCGGGCGACCGCCTGCTGCTGTTCAGCGACGGCCTGCTCGACCTGGTCGACGACCCGGACCGGTGGTGGGAGCCGATCGGCCGCCTGGTCGCCGGCCACGAGGACACGACCAGCCTGCTGTCCGCGATCGTCGAGCTGGCCTTCGAGCAGGTGCAGCTCGACGACGTCACGGCGGTCGCGATGTTCCGGCACCGGTAG
- a CDS encoding phosphatase PAP2 family protein encodes MEGAEEGTPRRRVAAILAIGWALVVAVVLGLGWLITGPLQAAVEPWDDATVRWFAGERTADLNEVADAGTLLGETIVGVAIGVLAAIALALWSRSFRPVVFIALVLAGVGGCYGIATALISRDRPPVRILDPGLVPDDSFPSGHLGTAVAVYCGIALLLAWVAPRTRPWPWLLLVVPVVVALARLYQGAHHPTDELASVCYAGAWLAVVRSQVLTRRPGATGAGTSRPP; translated from the coding sequence GTGGAGGGCGCAGAGGAGGGGACACCACGCCGGCGCGTCGCGGCGATCCTGGCCATCGGCTGGGCGCTCGTGGTCGCCGTCGTGCTGGGCCTGGGCTGGCTGATCACCGGACCGCTCCAGGCGGCGGTCGAGCCGTGGGACGACGCCACCGTCCGCTGGTTCGCGGGGGAACGCACCGCAGACCTGAACGAGGTCGCCGACGCGGGCACGCTGCTCGGCGAGACCATCGTGGGAGTCGCCATCGGGGTCCTCGCCGCGATCGCCCTCGCGCTCTGGAGCCGCTCGTTCCGCCCGGTCGTGTTCATCGCACTGGTGCTGGCCGGGGTCGGCGGTTGCTACGGCATCGCCACCGCGCTGATCAGCCGGGACCGGCCGCCGGTGCGGATCCTCGACCCCGGCCTGGTGCCGGACGACAGCTTCCCCTCGGGACACCTCGGTACGGCGGTCGCCGTGTACTGCGGGATCGCGCTGCTGCTCGCGTGGGTCGCCCCCCGGACCCGGCCCTGGCCGTGGCTGCTCCTGGTCGTCCCGGTCGTCGTGGCGTTGGCCCGGCTGTACCAGGGCGCTCACCACCCCACGGACGAGCTGGCCAGCGTCTGCTACGCCGGTGCCTGGCTCGCGGTCGTCCGCTCGCAGGTGTTGACGAGGCGACCCGGCGCTACCGGTGCCGGAACATCGCGACCGCCGTGA
- a CDS encoding hemerythrin domain-containing protein, whose protein sequence is MTNIDLGRPVQGDVVELILDDHRRFEALLRDLRDRSSDREAVRQAFAALHVAHAEAEEKHVYPKLKRKDAVDDEEADHGVEEHAEGNEALLAVLELKGTDTQAFDDAVEELARLVNHHLTEEELTILNPAREEVGERVRSELGARFAEERNAQVDADCGALENVRRIVAEARRDGLLDDGEGEQ, encoded by the coding sequence ATGACCAACATCGATCTCGGCCGCCCGGTCCAGGGTGACGTCGTGGAGCTGATCCTCGATGACCACCGTCGCTTCGAGGCGCTCCTGCGGGACCTGCGCGACAGGAGCTCGGACCGCGAGGCGGTCCGGCAGGCCTTCGCGGCACTGCACGTCGCGCACGCCGAGGCGGAGGAGAAGCACGTCTACCCCAAGCTCAAGCGCAAGGACGCCGTCGACGACGAGGAGGCCGACCACGGCGTGGAGGAGCACGCCGAGGGCAACGAGGCGCTGCTCGCCGTGCTGGAGCTGAAGGGCACCGACACCCAGGCGTTCGACGACGCCGTCGAGGAGCTGGCCCGTCTGGTCAACCACCACCTGACCGAGGAGGAGCTCACGATCCTCAACCCGGCCCGCGAGGAGGTGGGGGAGCGGGTGCGGTCCGAGCTCGGCGCCCGGTTCGCCGAGGAGCGGAACGCCCAGGTCGATGCCGACTGCGGTGCGCTGGAGAACGTCCGCCGGATCGTCGCCGAGGCTCGCCGCGACGGCCTGCTCGACGACGGCGAGGGCGAGCAGTAG